ATTGGCCCCCGCAGTCACatgccgggcggcggcggggctgccgctcctccctccctccctcccgccgAGCCTCCCTCCGTCCCTCCCTCGGCCGGGCTGGCGCTGGGAGCGGCCGCGATCGCACCATGAGCACCCTCAAGGTCTACAGCACCTCGGTGACCGGCTCCCGCGAGGTGAGCGCCGGCGGGCAGGGCTGCGGCGGCCGGGGCTGGTGGCTCCGGGGCCGCTCTTCCCGGGGGTGGGTGTCTCTCTTCCGCGCAGCAGCGAAGACCCCCCCCGCCCCATCCTCGGTGTCCCCTCTTCCCTGCTCGCGCTGTACCGTCCTCAtgtgtccccaaagccaccgCTCCGTGCTGGGTGTTCCCCCCACGCAGGCGGGGTCCGCGCCATGGGCACTGTGCTGAGCGCAGCTGGCACGCTGGGTGTGTGCCCCCCGCTTCGGGCTCCTCTCCATCTCCCCGTAACCTGCCTTTCCCCCCCGGGTTCCAGATCAAATCCCAACAGAGCGAAGTAACCCGAATCCTTGACGGGAAGAACATCAAGTACGAGCTGGTGGATATCTCCCAGGACAACGCTCTGCGGGAGGAGATGAGGGCGAAGGCAGGCAACCCTAAAGCCATCCCACCCCAGATCGTCAACGGGGACCAGTACTGCGGGGTGAGGCTCGTGCTCCCCGCTGGGGTTGGCACCCTGGGGTTGGGTGGTGTCCTTGGCTTGGCTATGCATGTTCAGGATGCCTTGTAAGTTATTTCTTGTGAGGTGCAGGTGCTGCCAGGATTCATGGCTGTTTGCCTCGGGAAAAAGGGGACCTAGGTGGGGGGCTTTgggtggcagtggggctgtgcccactTTGTCCTGTCATCCTTGGCACAACCAgctggtgccagggctgtgaACCAGTTTGTGCCATGGGCTCAGGGCCCCTCCTGCCTCGAGAGCGACCGTGTGGCGTTTCCCTGCAGGATTACGAGCTCTTTGTGGAAGCCGTGGAGCAAAACACTCTGCAGGAGTTCCTGAAGTTGGCCTGAGCCCTGCTTCCCCTCCCATCCTGGACTCTACCTGCATTCCTGAGCACCCTCATCTCCGACCACCTTCACCTCCAGGTTGTCAGTGCTGTCCTGGCACCATGACCTGtatcccagcacagggaaaaaCCCATGACCAAACCTCCTCATTGCAGCTGCCTCCGACTCCCTCCTGCCTACCCCCAGTATCATCTCAGAGGGATCCAAAGAAAGTGTGACGCTCGCTGCTTGGCCCGTGAGCAAAGCTGGGCCTGGCTCACGGCAGCTTCCAGTGCCTCTGTAAACAG
This region of Vidua macroura isolate BioBank_ID:100142 chromosome 25, ASM2450914v1, whole genome shotgun sequence genomic DNA includes:
- the SH3BGRL3 gene encoding LOW QUALITY PROTEIN: SH3 domain-binding glutamic acid-rich-like protein 3 (The sequence of the model RefSeq protein was modified relative to this genomic sequence to represent the inferred CDS: inserted 1 base in 1 codon), whose product is MPEPAGPIGPRSHMPGGGGAAAPPSLPPAEPPSVPPSAGLXAGSGRDRTMSTLKVYSTSVTGSREIKSQQSEVTRILDGKNIKYELVDISQDNALREEMRAKAGNPKAIPPQIVNGDQYCGDYELFVEAVEQNTLQEFLKLA